gcatcagaatggtGCATACGACCTCTGCTCGGATGGAGTTTTTGAGTGGACTGGGCATGTTGGAGTCCGACGTGGCAGTCGTCCGAATGCCCGCAAACCTTTCCTATGTTTGACTCCGATTTGTGAGATTTTGGTCGTCCGGATCGGTCCGAACAAATTTAGTGAGTGTTGTTGGAAGGAAAAAAAGTATGAGATCCAAACATTTACGGCGATTTGATGATCATGTTGGACTTGCCCTTAAGGAGGGCAGATTTTTCTGGAGTCCCCAATTGCATGGGTGCATGTGACAGCCGGTTGGGCGAAGGAATCAGCGGTCGACCATGGTCCATGCATGGATGACTAGATGTCAGTTGTGACACGCACAAAAGTTTTGCAGTGGACCCTTGCACATGCAGCACAACACTAGGCAGGCACTAGGGGTCCAGCTCCACCTAGGAAGCACTTGTTTTATCCAGAATCCTGGTGGGCGCGGGTGACTGTTCAATTCAAAAGCTAATTGGATAAACACCCGGCTTTTGGTTAAGTTTTTACAGGTTCCAATCCAGAGCTTATAAAAGGCGCCCCCTCCTTCCCATTCAGAGCACGGAGCTCCAGCACCAACCCACAAACCCACAGACGCACCAACAACCTCAAGACAGAGGCCGGAAGCTGAGGCGCAAAGGAAGGAAGCAGAACAAAGTCTTCTCTTCGCCTACGCGTCTTACAAGAGAGGAGTCTTCGGTTCTTCATTCCAACAGCAAATGGAGAAGGCAGGACATCAGCATGTGATCGGCATCCCAGTGAGCAGCACTGCCATCGGCATCGAGGAGCCGGAGTTCACCAGCGATGGAGCTACCTATGTCCACGGTGATGCAAAATACTCGACGAGCACACGTACCGGCGGCAAATCGGGCAGGCCAGGGGACAAGTTCGCTCGAGGAATCAGAGAGCATGGTAAGTCCTCCTTCTCCAGTCCGTCTGGACGAATCTTTGTAGTCTTTCCTGTTCATATGTAGCTTCGGCTGGGAATTAGACAGTGAACATATGTCCCTTGATGGTTCTGCAGTGACTCTAGGCCCAAAACTGTACGAGACCGTGAGGGGCAAGCTGTCGCTGGGCGCAAGAATCCTCCAGGCCGGCGGAGTGGAGAAGGTCTTCCGGCGGTGGTTCGCCGTGGAGAAGGGCGAGAAGCTCCTGAATGCCTCGCAGTGCTACCTGTCAACGACCGCCGGCCCGATCGCCGGGATGCTCTTCGTATCCACAGAGAAGGTGGCCTTCCGCAGCGACCGGTCGCTGGCGCTGACCTCGCCTAAGGGCAACACGGTACGGGTGCCGTACAAGGTGGCCGTCCCGCTGAGGAGGGTGAAGGCGGCCAGGCCGAGCGAGAACCAGCACCGGCCGGAGCAGAAGTACGTCCAGCTGGTGACCGACGACGGCTTCGAGTTCTGGTTCATGGGCTT
This region of Triticum aestivum cultivar Chinese Spring chromosome 2D, IWGSC CS RefSeq v2.1, whole genome shotgun sequence genomic DNA includes:
- the LOC123049625 gene encoding putative GEM-like protein 8; this encodes MEKAGHQHVIGIPVSSTAIGIEEPEFTSDGATYVHGDAKYSTSTRTGGKSGRPGDKFARGIREHVTLGPKLYETVRGKLSLGARILQAGGVEKVFRRWFAVEKGEKLLNASQCYLSTTAGPIAGMLFVSTEKVAFRSDRSLALTSPKGNTVRVPYKVAVPLRRVKAARPSENQHRPEQKYVQLVTDDGFEFWFMGFVSYQTSLQHLEQAIGAAGGGMKVQSSRGAGTGSGTRLRPTAA